From Candidatus Paceibacterota bacterium, a single genomic window includes:
- the ruvX gene encoding Holliday junction resolvase RuvX: MRLLGIDYGGKRIGLALSDETHSLAFPFKVVLNGKTIIEELKKICDENSVSGVVIGESRDDKGKENEIMVAVREFAGVIQKETGLPVFFEQEYLTSVEAHRISFFEQGRQKGKDIDAAAATLILQRYLDKRNAGNSKF; this comes from the coding sequence ATGCGACTTTTAGGAATTGATTATGGTGGGAAGCGGATTGGTCTGGCTCTTTCCGACGAAACTCACAGCTTAGCTTTTCCTTTTAAGGTTGTTCTTAATGGAAAAACCATAATAGAGGAGTTGAAAAAAATATGTGACGAAAATAGTGTCTCGGGGGTTGTCATTGGTGAGTCACGCGACGACAAAGGAAAAGAAAATGAAATAATGGTTGCCGTGCGTGAATTTGCTGGCGTCATTCAAAAAGAAACAGGACTGCCGGTTTTTTTTGAACAAGAGTATCTGACTTCGGTTGAAGCACACAGAATTTCTTTTTTTGAGCAAGGGAGACAAAAGGGTAAGGATATTGATGCTGCCGCGGCGACATTAATTTTACAAAGGTATTTGGATAAGAGAAATGCAGGTAATTCCAAATTTTAA
- the rpsT gene encoding 30S ribosomal protein S20 — protein sequence MAITKGAKKAIRVSKRKKVFNDRRQRAMKDIVKDVKKLVVVGKKEEALSKLSAAYKAIDKAAKRGVIKKNTAARKKSRLTVAIQKK from the coding sequence ATGGCAATTACCAAAGGAGCAAAAAAAGCGATTCGCGTTTCTAAGCGAAAGAAGGTATTTAATGACCGTCGCCAAAGAGCAATGAAAGATATCGTCAAAGACGTGAAGAAGCTTGTTGTTGTTGGTAAAAAAGAGGAGGCTCTAAGCAAGCTCTCGGCTGCTTATAAAGCTATCGACAAAGCAGCTAAGCGTGGAGTTATAAAGAAAAATACCGCTGCTCGTAAAAAGTCTCGACTTACAGTCGCAATTCAGAAGAAGTAA
- a CDS encoding TrmH family RNA methyltransferase — protein MRKRNIYLILNDIRSAHNVGSMFRTADTVGIKRIFLTGYTPRPVDRFNRPVKEIAKTALGAEKTISWEHELDVLKVIQNLKKEKVEIIALEQSPKAVDYKKVKIKNDTAFIVGNEVLGISEEIIKVVDVVAEIPMQGKLARDRSSDDKGKESLNVSVALGVALFRILDI, from the coding sequence ATGAGGAAAAGAAATATATATTTAATATTAAACGATATTCGAAGCGCTCATAACGTCGGCTCTATGTTTAGGACGGCTGATACGGTGGGGATTAAAAGAATTTTTTTGACCGGATACACACCGCGACCGGTTGATCGCTTCAATAGACCAGTAAAAGAAATTGCAAAAACAGCTCTTGGTGCAGAAAAAACTATTTCATGGGAGCACGAATTAGACGTACTAAAAGTAATTCAAAATTTAAAAAAAGAAAAGGTAGAAATTATTGCCTTAGAACAATCACCTAAAGCAGTAGATTATAAAAAAGTTAAAATAAAAAATGACACAGCTTTTATTGTTGGTAACGAAGTGCTCGGAATTTCGGAAGAAATTATCAAAGTTGTAGATGTTGTCGCCGAAATTCCAATGCAGGGAAAACTTGCCAGAGATCGTTCGTCGGACGATAAAGGAAAAGAATCACTTAATGTTTCGGTTGCTTTGGGCGTTGCTCTTTTTAGGATTTTAGATATCTAA
- a CDS encoding YqaA family protein, translated as MRDFFDNTRDKLHRWTMHHSSKESAPWWLAGISFAESSFFPIPPDLFLSAILIAKKGASWFRLALITTGASVVGGLFGYLIGYSFFSLIGAPLISFYHAEDAFHQVEQLFSGNAFLAIFLAAFTPIPYKVFTIAAGFFKINLLTFIVASFIGRGMRFFVVAYLFKTFGEKIGSLVYRYFNIAAIIFAILLVVLVIYVF; from the coding sequence ATGAGAGATTTTTTTGATAATACTCGCGATAAGCTTCACAGGTGGACCATGCACCATAGCTCAAAAGAAAGCGCTCCGTGGTGGCTTGCCGGTATTTCTTTTGCTGAATCATCTTTTTTCCCTATTCCACCAGATCTTTTTCTTTCCGCGATATTGATTGCAAAAAAAGGCGCAAGTTGGTTTAGGCTCGCACTTATCACAACTGGAGCAAGTGTGGTCGGGGGGTTATTTGGGTACTTGATAGGATATTCTTTCTTTAGTTTAATCGGAGCCCCACTAATTTCTTTTTATCACGCCGAAGATGCCTTTCATCAAGTTGAACAGCTTTTTTCTGGTAATGCTTTTTTGGCTATATTTCTCGCGGCTTTTACACCGATTCCTTACAAGGTTTTCACAATAGCTGCTGGTTTTTTTAAAATAAATTTACTTACGTTTATTGTTGCTTCGTTCATTGGTCGAGGTATGAGATTTTTTGTTGTGGCATATCTATTCAAAACATTTGGAGAAAAAATCGGAAGTCTTGTTTATCGCTATTTTAATATTGCGGCAATAATTTTTGCTATTCTTTTGGTTGTTCTTGTTATCTACGTTTTCTAA
- a CDS encoding DNA polymerase, producing the protein MKNENKKTIILLDAHAIIHRAYHALPEFSSTKGEPTGALYGLVAMLLKIIKDLKPDYIAACFDLPDPTFRHEAYEAYKAGRPKTESNLVAQLIRARDIFVAFGIPSYELAGFEADDLLGTIVEKLKKDKNTDIIIASGDMDTMQLVDGKKVRVFTLKKGINDTILYDEDAVIARFGFPPKLMPDYKGLRGDPSDNIIGIPGVGEKTATMLIQSFGTIENIYKALKKNKSEFEKAGIKERMVKLLEEHEEEAYFSKTLAEIRRDAPFEFSLPEKVWRESVDPALIEKLFVELDFRTLNERVKTLLGNDKAKEVVEDLNESKEDIEETAIALWVDNSEYTNPDREDILSTTGATTVAEAKKKILERLEANGLLEIYRDIELPLIPIIKMAEEKGVVIDKDYLKTLSKEYHKELEILEKKIWKHAGKEFNINSPKQLGEILFDTLNLSVKGLKKTEGGARSTRVSELEKLRGEHPIVEEIMAHREWQKLLSTYIDAIPPLVASDGRLHTHFLQAGTTTGRFSSINPNLQNIPIKSDAGRKIRRAFVADKGCVLLALDYSQIELRVAAILSEDKDLIKIFKDGDDVHAAVASRVFGVKEKDVTKEMRRQAKVINFGIIYGMGINALKENLGGTRVEAEEFYNQYFKKFPGVAEYLDGVKTEVSKLGYTSTLFGRRRYFPMIKSPIQYIRASAERMAVNAPIQGTAADIIKIAIKRADEAIKENKLSDKVSLLLQVHDELIYEVKEGSEKEASKIIGDAMEGVLKDKTKNPHEVPILVNVSVGKNWGEMK; encoded by the coding sequence GTGAAAAACGAAAATAAAAAAACAATAATTCTTCTTGATGCACATGCGATTATTCACCGTGCTTATCACGCACTTCCAGAATTTTCATCAACCAAAGGAGAACCAACAGGAGCCCTTTATGGACTTGTGGCGATGCTACTTAAAATTATTAAAGATTTAAAGCCGGATTATATTGCCGCTTGTTTTGATTTACCAGACCCAACTTTTCGACACGAGGCTTATGAAGCGTATAAAGCCGGACGACCAAAAACTGAAAGTAATTTAGTGGCACAACTAATTAGAGCACGGGATATTTTTGTTGCGTTCGGAATTCCTTCTTATGAGCTTGCTGGTTTTGAGGCTGACGATCTTTTGGGGACAATTGTAGAAAAATTAAAAAAAGATAAAAACACAGACATTATTATTGCTTCTGGCGATATGGACACGATGCAGTTGGTTGATGGTAAAAAAGTAAGAGTGTTTACTTTAAAGAAAGGAATCAATGACACAATTTTATACGACGAAGATGCAGTTATTGCTCGTTTTGGTTTTCCTCCAAAACTAATGCCCGATTATAAAGGTCTACGTGGCGATCCATCAGACAACATAATTGGCATTCCGGGCGTTGGAGAAAAAACAGCGACGATGCTAATCCAGTCTTTTGGAACTATTGAAAATATTTACAAAGCTCTGAAAAAAAACAAATCTGAATTTGAGAAAGCGGGAATTAAAGAGAGAATGGTTAAACTTTTAGAAGAACACGAAGAAGAAGCCTATTTTTCAAAAACACTTGCGGAAATTAGGAGAGATGCCCCGTTTGAATTTTCTTTACCAGAAAAAGTATGGAGAGAAAGTGTTGACCCGGCGTTAATTGAAAAATTGTTTGTTGAGTTAGACTTTAGAACCCTAAATGAGAGAGTTAAGACTTTGTTGGGTAATGATAAAGCAAAAGAAGTTGTTGAGGACTTAAATGAATCAAAGGAAGATATTGAAGAAACGGCAATCGCTTTGTGGGTTGATAATTCTGAATATACGAACCCAGATAGAGAGGATATTCTTTCAACAACTGGCGCTACTACAGTTGCAGAGGCAAAGAAAAAAATCTTAGAAAGACTTGAGGCGAATGGTCTTTTGGAAATCTATCGTGATATTGAGTTACCGCTTATTCCAATTATAAAAATGGCGGAAGAGAAAGGAGTTGTCATCGATAAAGATTATTTGAAAACTCTTTCGAAGGAATATCACAAAGAGCTTGAAATTTTAGAGAAAAAAATATGGAAGCATGCGGGAAAAGAATTTAATATAAATTCCCCAAAACAATTAGGAGAAATTTTGTTTGATACTCTTAATTTGTCAGTAAAAGGACTTAAAAAAACAGAAGGGGGAGCACGTTCTACAAGGGTTTCGGAACTAGAGAAGCTTCGGGGAGAACACCCCATAGTTGAGGAAATAATGGCTCATAGAGAGTGGCAAAAGCTTTTGTCGACGTATATTGATGCTATACCGCCACTCGTGGCTAGTGACGGAAGGTTACACACACACTTCCTTCAGGCTGGCACCACTACCGGAAGATTTTCTTCGATTAATCCAAACTTACAGAATATTCCAATTAAGAGCGACGCGGGACGAAAAATAAGAAGAGCTTTTGTTGCAGATAAAGGATGTGTTTTGTTGGCGCTTGATTACTCTCAAATCGAACTCCGAGTTGCCGCAATTCTTTCAGAAGATAAAGATTTAATAAAAATTTTTAAAGACGGAGACGATGTGCACGCCGCTGTTGCTTCGCGAGTGTTTGGAGTGAAGGAAAAAGATGTGACAAAAGAAATGAGGCGTCAGGCCAAGGTCATTAATTTCGGAATTATTTATGGAATGGGTATTAATGCATTAAAAGAAAATCTTGGTGGAACAAGGGTTGAGGCAGAAGAATTTTATAATCAGTATTTCAAAAAGTTTCCAGGAGTAGCGGAGTATCTTGATGGGGTAAAAACGGAAGTATCAAAACTCGGTTATACCTCAACGCTTTTTGGAAGACGTCGATATTTTCCGATGATAAAATCTCCGATTCAATACATTAGAGCATCAGCCGAGAGAATGGCTGTGAATGCGCCAATCCAAGGAACGGCAGCAGATATAATTAAAATCGCCATCAAGCGAGCAGACGAAGCGATAAAAGAAAATAAACTTTCTGATAAAGTTTCACTCTTACTTCAGGTTCATGATGAATTGATATATGAAGTTAAAGAGGGGTCTGAAAAAGAAGCTTCAAAAATTATTGGAGATGCTATGGAGGGGGTATTGAAAGATAAAACAAAGAATCCTCACGAAGTGCCTATTTTGGTTAATGTATCAGTCGGTAAAAATTGGGGAGAGATGAAGTAA
- the mutM gene encoding bifunctional DNA-formamidopyrimidine glycosylase/DNA-(apurinic or apyrimidinic site) lyase — protein MPELPEVQTTVSGLSRVLPKQTIKDIWTDWPKMFHQSASPTLSSGATFLNFKKALVGAKIISVSRRGKNIIFILSNGKAFIVHMRMTGHLLYGKWQIENGKWRPVDKKSPLNDPFNRFAHVVLSLSSGNKIVFSDTRKFGRFDLENSKNIENSPQLSHLGPEPLENNFTLKKFTARLATRPRGKIKPVLLDQRTVAGIGNIYSDEMLWRAGIHPESQVSKISAPKINTLYLEMKRVLKSGISFGGDSMSDYRNIFGEKGKFQEKHNAYRRTGEMCSKKECDGIIKRKMIGGRSSHFCPTHQKLFK, from the coding sequence ATGCCAGAGCTCCCCGAAGTACAAACCACCGTTTCTGGTCTTTCTCGTGTATTACCAAAACAAACAATAAAAGATATTTGGACCGACTGGCCTAAAATGTTCCACCAATCCGCGAGTCCCACTCTCTCAAGTGGTGCCACTTTTTTAAATTTTAAAAAAGCTCTCGTTGGGGCAAAAATTATTTCTGTTTCTAGGCGCGGTAAAAACATAATTTTTATTCTTTCAAACGGAAAAGCTTTTATTGTGCATATGAGAATGACTGGTCACCTTCTGTATGGAAAATGGCAGATAGAAAATGGTAAATGGAGACCTGTAGACAAAAAGAGTCCCCTTAATGACCCTTTCAACAGATTCGCTCATGTCGTTTTGTCTTTGTCTTCTGGAAATAAAATTGTTTTTTCTGATACGCGAAAATTTGGACGTTTTGATTTAGAAAATTCTAAAAACATAGAAAACTCTCCACAACTTTCTCATCTAGGACCAGAACCATTGGAGAATAATTTCACTTTAAAAAAATTTACTGCACGTCTCGCTACCCGTCCTCGTGGGAAAATTAAACCTGTGCTCCTCGACCAGCGAACCGTTGCTGGTATTGGCAATATTTACTCAGATGAAATGCTTTGGCGCGCGGGCATCCACCCAGAATCACAGGTTTCAAAAATCAGTGCACCGAAAATAAACACGCTATACCTAGAAATGAAGAGGGTTCTAAAAAGCGGTATTTCTTTTGGTGGAGACTCTATGTCTGATTATAGAAATATCTTTGGCGAAAAAGGAAAATTTCAAGAAAAGCATAATGCCTATCGTCGTACAGGGGAAATGTGCAGTAAAAAAGAGTGTGATGGTATAATAAAAAGAAAGATGATTGGAGGAAGAAGTTCCCATTTTTGTCCTACTCATCAAAAACTTTTCAAATGA
- the murE gene encoding UDP-N-acetylmuramyl-tripeptide synthetase has translation MLDKILRIIEKFIPKKIYRFFQPAYHFSLSLLGAIIYRFPGKKLYVLTITGTKGKTSTVEIVNAILEEAGYSTAIISTLRFKVGKKEERNLFKMTMPGRFFVQKMLRRAVKAKCDYALVETTSEGARFFRHKFIYPDGLIFTNLSPEHIESHGSFENYLKAKLSIAREVESSPKQKKVLIANGDDKYGDNFLNFKVSSKSKFFLADAEPFKLYENGLDFTLGGEKIHSHLSGEFNLYNILAAINFAKSQNISEEIIKRALEKFSGIRGRLEKIDVGQDFVVVVDYAHTADSMEKVYQVFQNHKKICVFGATGGGRDKWKRPEMGRVADTYCDEIILTDDDSYDENPREITEAIAVGIRNKRPIILTNRREAIREGLKHAKTGDAVLITGKGTDPYLMGPNGTKTEWDDASVVREELVSLKRS, from the coding sequence ATGCTTGATAAAATTCTTCGCATAATTGAAAAATTTATACCAAAAAAGATTTATAGATTTTTCCAGCCTGCATATCACTTCTCTCTTTCTCTTTTGGGTGCAATTATTTATCGATTTCCTGGGAAAAAACTTTATGTCTTAACCATAACTGGCACCAAAGGAAAGACGAGTACTGTAGAGATTGTAAACGCTATTTTGGAAGAAGCTGGTTATTCCACAGCAATAATCTCTACTCTTCGTTTTAAGGTTGGCAAAAAAGAAGAGCGAAATCTTTTTAAAATGACAATGCCGGGAAGATTTTTTGTCCAAAAAATGTTACGTCGAGCAGTAAAAGCAAAATGTGATTATGCTTTAGTTGAAACAACTTCTGAAGGAGCCCGCTTCTTTAGACATAAGTTTATTTACCCAGACGGACTAATCTTTACCAACCTCTCCCCCGAGCACATTGAGTCTCATGGCTCGTTTGAAAATTACTTAAAAGCAAAACTTTCTATAGCAAGAGAGGTAGAGAGTTCACCAAAACAAAAAAAGGTTCTTATCGCAAATGGAGACGATAAATATGGTGATAATTTTTTAAACTTTAAAGTATCTAGCAAATCTAAGTTCTTCCTTGCCGACGCAGAGCCATTTAAACTTTACGAAAACGGTTTGGACTTCACTTTAGGTGGAGAGAAAATACACTCTCATCTTTCTGGGGAATTTAATCTCTATAATATTTTAGCCGCGATTAACTTTGCCAAGTCACAAAACATAAGCGAAGAGATTATTAAACGAGCTTTAGAAAAATTTAGTGGTATTAGGGGGCGCCTAGAAAAAATTGATGTGGGGCAAGATTTTGTTGTTGTTGTTGATTATGCCCACACAGCAGATTCTATGGAAAAAGTTTACCAAGTATTTCAGAATCATAAAAAAATCTGTGTCTTCGGAGCAACGGGTGGAGGGAGAGATAAATGGAAACGCCCAGAAATGGGACGTGTAGCCGACACTTATTGTGATGAAATAATTTTAACCGATGATGATTCGTATGACGAAAACCCAAGAGAAATCACGGAAGCCATCGCGGTAGGTATAAGAAACAAAAGACCAATCATTTTGACAAACCGCCGTGAAGCAATACGGGAAGGTCTTAAACATGCAAAAACAGGAGACGCTGTTTTAATCACTGGAAAAGGGACTGATCCATATTTAATGGGTCCAAACGGAACAAAGACGGAGTGGGATGATGCTTCTGTGGTGCGAGAAGAATTAGTTTCACTAAAGCGTTCGTAA
- a CDS encoding DoxX family protein — translation MIQLLSVFPSFLTYGLVAPLILRLVLGGIFLSAGYLKIFKHRESTISMFKSANFPKPLFFMWLVAYTELICGFFLILGLWTQVSALLIAIISLGGLIIKLRKPSLLRQTTDFYIFALAIAISLLFSGAGFFSIDLPL, via the coding sequence ATGATACAGCTATTAAGCGTCTTTCCTTCTTTTTTAACATACGGGTTAGTTGCCCCACTTATTCTTCGTTTAGTACTTGGTGGTATTTTCCTCTCTGCCGGTTATTTAAAAATCTTTAAACACCGCGAATCAACAATCTCTATGTTTAAGTCCGCCAACTTTCCAAAACCACTCTTCTTTATGTGGTTGGTTGCTTACACAGAACTCATTTGTGGATTCTTTCTTATCCTTGGGTTATGGACTCAGGTGTCCGCTCTCTTGATTGCAATTATTTCTCTCGGGGGACTAATTATTAAACTCCGAAAACCAAGCCTCCTACGCCAAACAACCGATTTTTACATTTTTGCGTTGGCAATTGCAATATCCCTTTTGTTCTCCGGCGCTGGTTTTTTCTCTATTGATTTACCTCTGTAA
- a CDS encoding YbjQ family protein, giving the protein MERQSIDKAMVTTAFELTNYKIIKNLGISRGIIVRSRSIVGTIGAGLQTLWGGNISLLSALCENTRKDSFELMCRHAEELGANAVVGMRYDATDIMGGVTEVLCYGTAVFVEPK; this is encoded by the coding sequence ATGGAAAGACAATCTATAGATAAAGCGATGGTTACAACCGCATTTGAGCTTACTAATTATAAAATTATAAAAAATTTGGGCATAAGTCGCGGGATTATTGTGCGCTCCCGCTCTATTGTTGGCACGATAGGCGCCGGACTCCAAACATTATGGGGTGGTAACATATCTTTGCTTTCGGCTCTATGTGAAAATACAAGAAAGGATTCTTTTGAACTTATGTGCCGACACGCAGAAGAATTGGGGGCAAACGCTGTTGTTGGTATGCGCTATGACGCAACAGACATAATGGGTGGAGTAACAGAAGTTCTTTGCTATGGCACAGCTGTTTTTGTAGAACCAAAATAA
- a CDS encoding rhodanese-like domain-containing protein, producing the protein MKNIKPEEVAEVLAQGATLLDVRTEDEFLDGHIPGAINIEIGEMSDEDIEQLDKEKTYVLYCRSGGRSSRAAQMLEALDFGDVYNLEGGYMEWVKTQG; encoded by the coding sequence ATGAAAAATATTAAACCAGAAGAAGTTGCTGAGGTGTTGGCTCAAGGAGCGACGCTTCTTGACGTACGAACAGAAGATGAGTTTTTAGACGGGCATATTCCTGGAGCAATAAATATCGAGATAGGGGAAATGTCTGATGAGGATATTGAACAATTAGATAAAGAAAAAACATACGTTCTTTACTGTCGTTCAGGCGGGCGCTCTTCTCGAGCGGCACAAATGTTAGAGGCACTTGATTTTGGAGATGTTTATAATCTAGAAGGAGGATATATGGAGTGGGTAAAGACACAGGGGTAG
- the tsaE gene encoding tRNA (adenosine(37)-N6)-threonylcarbamoyltransferase complex ATPase subunit type 1 TsaE — MKKLCKNISDTKEFAGKLLSLAEKKGKINSKNNKATIIALSGDLGSGKTAITKILGAEMGIKGRIPSPTFIIERRYKLPKGLEWEKLIHIDAYRLSKESELLRLGWGENIVNKNNLIIIEWPENVKKIIPKEALWVKFTHKGETERLIETLK; from the coding sequence ATGAAAAAGCTGTGTAAAAACATTAGTGATACAAAAGAATTTGCAGGGAAACTTCTTTCTTTGGCTGAGAAAAAAGGAAAGATAAATTCAAAAAATAATAAAGCAACAATCATTGCACTTTCAGGCGATTTGGGTAGTGGTAAGACAGCAATAACAAAAATTTTAGGAGCGGAGATGGGGATAAAAGGACGAATACCATCACCAACATTTATTATTGAAAGACGGTACAAGTTACCAAAAGGTCTTGAGTGGGAGAAACTTATCCATATTGATGCCTACCGTCTTTCAAAAGAAAGTGAACTTTTGCGATTGGGGTGGGGTGAAAATATTGTTAATAAAAATAATCTTATAATTATTGAGTGGCCAGAGAATGTTAAAAAAATAATTCCCAAAGAAGCTTTGTGGGTTAAGTTTACACACAAAGGCGAGACAGAGCGCTTAATTGAAACATTGAAGTGA
- a CDS encoding RNA polymerase sigma factor, with the protein MALSEVEEIEGVLSDEEILYRSIENPSYFAEIVDRYQTALLRKANMMLRNEENAEDAVQEAFVKIYANASRFKEVPGATFKSWAYKILVNTCLTLLKKNKREKEVFVALDPELAEVIADPIDLSYIDKKLSTDHLMSLVSRLSETLRRTVTWHTVDDLSYQEIAEKEGVTEGVVRARMHRAKKELKKINESFET; encoded by the coding sequence ATGGCATTAAGTGAAGTAGAAGAAATAGAAGGGGTACTTTCTGATGAAGAAATACTGTATCGGTCTATTGAAAACCCCAGCTATTTTGCAGAAATAGTCGATCGATATCAGACAGCACTACTTCGAAAAGCGAATATGATGCTCCGTAACGAAGAAAATGCGGAAGATGCTGTGCAAGAAGCTTTTGTAAAAATATACGCAAACGCATCGCGTTTTAAAGAAGTCCCTGGAGCAACCTTTAAGTCATGGGCGTATAAAATCCTTGTTAACACCTGCCTCACGCTTTTAAAGAAGAACAAAAGAGAAAAAGAAGTTTTTGTTGCGCTTGACCCAGAACTTGCCGAAGTGATTGCCGACCCGATAGACCTTTCGTATATTGATAAAAAGCTTTCCACAGACCATTTAATGTCTTTAGTGTCACGACTTTCGGAGACGTTAAGGCGCACCGTGACATGGCACACTGTTGACGATCTTTCTTATCAAGAGATTGCAGAGAAAGAAGGGGTGACAGAAGGTGTCGTGCGAGCGAGAATGCATCGAGCCAAAAAAGAACTTAAGAAAATAAATGAATCATTCGAAACGTAG
- a CDS encoding SET domain-containing protein-lysine N-methyltransferase codes for MNNYNIKASPISGKGVFSTRPILENESIGLSFVHQNNTGNPDHDYARTELGKFANHSNTPNMQLAVTGKNIYFIATKNIESGEELTVNYHTFPWEGKREF; via the coding sequence ATGAACAACTACAACATTAAAGCTTCGCCAATATCAGGAAAAGGGGTCTTCTCCACCAGACCAATATTAGAAAACGAAAGTATCGGCCTTTCTTTTGTTCACCAAAATAATACTGGTAATCCTGACCATGATTACGCACGAACAGAGTTGGGGAAGTTCGCTAATCACAGCAATACCCCAAATATGCAGTTAGCAGTCACTGGTAAAAATATATATTTTATAGCAACTAAAAACATAGAGTCTGGTGAAGAACTCACGGTCAACTATCATACGTTCCCATGGGAAGGAAAACGTGAATTTTAA
- the ruvA gene encoding Holliday junction branch migration protein RuvA — protein sequence MISQLEGMVVFSGDRYVVIDVSGVGYKVNATMETLRKIGKSKSAVRVWTYLAVRENALDLYGFEEQGELEFFELLLTVSGIGPKSAIAIMNVAPTESIRKAISTGEASYLTKISGIGRKTAEKIVLELRDKLGAWTDVGSPELQEESDAVEALQSLGYSQHEARSALKKVSHEVSGTGKRVKEALKILGNIK from the coding sequence ATGATTTCTCAACTAGAGGGAATGGTGGTTTTTTCTGGAGATCGATACGTTGTTATCGATGTTTCTGGTGTTGGCTATAAAGTAAACGCCACAATGGAAACATTAAGAAAAATAGGTAAATCAAAAAGTGCAGTCCGAGTTTGGACATATCTTGCAGTACGAGAAAATGCCCTTGATTTATATGGTTTTGAAGAACAAGGTGAACTTGAGTTTTTTGAGCTTTTGTTAACTGTTTCTGGTATTGGACCAAAATCAGCTATCGCCATAATGAACGTTGCTCCGACTGAAAGTATCCGTAAAGCTATTTCAACTGGTGAGGCCTCGTATCTAACAAAAATCTCAGGTATCGGCAGAAAAACTGCAGAAAAAATTGTCCTTGAACTTCGAGACAAATTAGGAGCTTGGACAGATGTTGGGTCACCAGAACTACAAGAGGAATCTGATGCTGTGGAAGCCCTTCAATCTCTTGGCTATTCACAACACGAAGCTAGAAGTGCTCTTAAAAAAGTTTCTCACGAAGTTTCTGGCACTGGAAAACGGGTAAAGGAAGCCTTAAAAATTTTAGGGAACATAAAATAA
- a CDS encoding isoprenylcysteine carboxylmethyltransferase family protein produces MNNGKHKINKLIVYSPMMFLMALIAGALVDYWWPQQIVAFENGGKVGFAIMVVASALILWAGESGRNFLKAVEEKAGVVEKEVFTYGPYSISRNPTYLGIILLSIGFSFVMNSLALLIAFILSFIFVNYVILPTEEDLLEKKYGEAYRAYKRTVRRWF; encoded by the coding sequence ATGAACAACGGAAAACACAAAATAAACAAATTAATCGTGTATTCGCCGATGATGTTTTTGATGGCTTTGATTGCGGGAGCACTTGTTGATTATTGGTGGCCACAACAAATAGTTGCTTTTGAAAATGGTGGAAAGGTTGGTTTTGCCATAATGGTTGTCGCCTCGGCGCTTATTTTGTGGGCAGGAGAAAGTGGAAGGAATTTTCTAAAAGCTGTTGAAGAAAAAGCGGGTGTTGTAGAAAAGGAAGTTTTTACCTACGGTCCTTATAGTATTTCTAGAAACCCAACCTATCTTGGAATTATTCTTTTAAGTATTGGTTTTTCTTTTGTGATGAACTCGCTCGCACTTTTAATTGCTTTTATATTATCTTTTATTTTTGTTAACTACGTAATACTCCCAACCGAAGAAGATTTACTAGAGAAGAAATACGGGGAAGCATATCGCGCTTATAAAAGAACAGTACGTCGCTGGTTTTAA